One genomic window of Desulfuromonas sp. AOP6 includes the following:
- the lpdA gene encoding dihydrolipoyl dehydrogenase, whose translation MKGNGKKILIVLTIAVLVTLFFVFDLQRFLTLPELKARQEAFQQFYANNKTLTLGLYFVFYVIVIALSLPGAAVMTLAGGALFSFLPAVIVVSFASTIGSTLAFLVSRFLLRDWVQSRFRERLKTINAGIERDGHFYLFTLRLVPIFPLFMINLVMGLTPMRTLTFYWVSQLGMLPGTAVYVNAGAQLGQIESLGDILSPELILSFAMLGIFPLLARKGVDLMQKRRSLKDFPKPESFDYNVVVLGAGSAGLVSAYIAAAVKAKVALIEKDKMGGDCLNTGCVPSKALIRAAKMLAYARRATEFGLQQSMTDFDFADVMARVHRVVKKVEPHDSVERYTALGVECIKGEARITSPYTVQVGERILTTRNIIVATGAEPFVPPIPGLDQVDYLTSDNLWQLRELPRRLVVLGGGPIGCEMAQAFARFGAQVTQVEMAPQLMGREDSDVGAFVRERFEAEGVRVLTEHAATEVQVKDQEKILVCEHQGQKVEVPFDAILVAVGRRARTTGFGLEELGVHLSQRGTIEVDPFLRTNFPNIFCAGDVAGPYQFTHTAAHQAWYAAVNALFGDFKKFRADYRVIPWCTFTDPEIARVGLNEVEAREQNIDHEITRFELADLDRAIAEGEEHGWIKIITPPGQDKILGVTIVGTHAGDLLAEYILAMKHGLGLNKILGTIHPYPTLAEANKMAAGEWKKAHVPEKLLAWVEKYHAWRRG comes from the coding sequence ATGAAAGGCAACGGCAAAAAGATCCTCATCGTCCTGACCATTGCCGTATTGGTCACGTTGTTCTTTGTTTTCGACCTGCAACGTTTTCTGACCCTGCCTGAACTCAAAGCGCGGCAAGAGGCCTTCCAGCAATTTTACGCCAACAACAAAACGCTGACCCTCGGGTTGTATTTTGTTTTCTACGTCATCGTCATCGCCTTGTCACTGCCTGGCGCGGCCGTCATGACGCTGGCCGGAGGCGCCCTCTTCAGCTTCCTTCCCGCCGTCATCGTGGTCTCCTTCGCCAGTACCATCGGCTCGACCCTGGCGTTTCTCGTCAGTCGTTTTTTGTTGCGCGACTGGGTCCAATCCAGATTCCGCGAGCGCCTCAAAACCATTAACGCCGGCATTGAGCGAGACGGACATTTTTACCTCTTTACCCTGCGACTGGTACCGATTTTTCCTTTGTTCATGATCAATCTGGTCATGGGCCTCACCCCCATGCGTACCCTGACCTTTTACTGGGTCAGCCAGCTCGGCATGCTGCCCGGCACCGCCGTCTACGTCAATGCCGGTGCGCAGCTTGGCCAGATAGAAAGTCTGGGCGACATTCTGTCTCCGGAACTGATCCTTTCCTTTGCCATGCTGGGGATCTTTCCCCTGTTGGCCCGTAAAGGCGTCGACCTCATGCAAAAACGCCGAAGTCTCAAAGACTTCCCCAAACCTGAATCCTTTGATTACAACGTCGTCGTTCTTGGAGCCGGCTCCGCCGGGCTGGTCAGCGCCTATATCGCGGCGGCGGTCAAGGCCAAGGTGGCCCTGATCGAAAAAGACAAAATGGGCGGCGATTGCCTCAACACCGGCTGTGTTCCAAGCAAGGCGTTGATCCGGGCAGCAAAAATGCTTGCCTACGCTCGCCGCGCCACAGAATTCGGTCTACAGCAATCAATGACTGACTTTGATTTCGCCGACGTCATGGCGCGGGTGCACCGTGTGGTGAAAAAAGTCGAACCGCACGACTCGGTGGAACGCTACACGGCGCTTGGTGTGGAATGCATCAAGGGCGAGGCACGCATCACCTCACCCTACACCGTGCAGGTCGGCGAGCGAATCCTGACCACGCGCAACATCATTGTCGCTACCGGCGCCGAACCCTTCGTACCGCCCATTCCGGGTCTCGACCAGGTGGACTACCTGACCTCGGATAACCTCTGGCAATTGCGCGAATTGCCTCGGCGGCTGGTGGTACTGGGGGGCGGGCCCATCGGTTGCGAAATGGCCCAGGCTTTTGCGCGATTCGGTGCCCAGGTGACCCAGGTAGAGATGGCGCCGCAGCTCATGGGGCGCGAGGACTCTGATGTCGGGGCTTTTGTACGCGAGCGCTTCGAGGCCGAAGGGGTGCGGGTACTGACCGAACACGCCGCCACGGAAGTTCAGGTCAAAGACCAGGAGAAGATCCTGGTGTGTGAGCATCAGGGGCAAAAAGTCGAGGTGCCTTTCGACGCTATCCTGGTTGCCGTGGGTCGGCGCGCTCGCACAACGGGGTTCGGCCTGGAGGAACTGGGGGTTCACCTCAGTCAGCGCGGCACCATCGAGGTCGATCCCTTCCTGCGCACCAACTTTCCCAACATCTTCTGCGCGGGCGATGTGGCCGGCCCCTACCAGTTTACCCACACTGCCGCCCATCAAGCCTGGTATGCGGCGGTCAACGCCCTGTTCGGCGACTTCAAAAAGTTCCGTGCCGATTACCGCGTCATCCCCTGGTGTACGTTTACCGACCCCGAAATAGCGCGCGTCGGTCTCAACGAAGTTGAAGCCCGCGAGCAGAACATCGATCATGAAATCACGCGATTTGAGCTGGCCGACCTGGATCGCGCCATCGCCGAGGGCGAAGAGCACGGCTGGATCAAGATCATCACCCCGCCCGGCCAGGACAAGATCCTCGGTGTGACTATCGTTGGCACCCATGCCGGTGATCTGCTCGCCGAATACATCCTGGCCATGAAGCACGGTCTCGGCCTCAACAAAATTCTCGGCACCATCCACCCCTATCCAACCCTGGCCGAAGCCAACAAAATGGCCGCTGGTGAGTGGAAAAAGGCCCATGTCCCAGAAAAATTGCTGGCCTGGGTTGAAAAATACCACGCCTGGCGGCGCGGGTAG